Proteins encoded in a region of the Salmo trutta chromosome 34, fSalTru1.1, whole genome shotgun sequence genome:
- the LOC115173696 gene encoding tropomyosin alpha-4 chain isoform X7: MSGNNSIDAVKRKIKVLQQQADEAEERAVILQRQVEVDKTSREQAEAEVASLNRRIQLVEEELDRAQERLATALQKLEEAEKAADESERGMKVIENRALKDEEKMELQEIQLKEAKHIAEEADRKYEEVARKLLIIEGDHERTEERAELAEAKCAELEEELKNVTNNLKSLEAQAEKYSQKEDKYEEEIKILTDKLKEAETRAEFAERSVAKLEKTIDDLEERLANAKEENLKIHATLDQTLQDLNSF; this comes from the exons ATGTCTGGAAACAACAGCATCGACGCGGTTAAGCGAAAGATTAAAGTTTTACAGCAACAGGCAGATGAAGCCGAAGAAAGAGCAGTAATTCTCCAGAGACAGGTTGAGGTGGACAAAACATCAAGAGAACAG GCTGAGGCTGAGGTTGCTTCCCTGAACCGGCGTATCCAGCTGGTTGAGGAGGAGTTGGACAGGGCCCAGGAGCGACTGGCCACTGCTCTGCAGAAACTGGAGGAGGCAGAGAAGGCTGCGGACGAAAGTGAGAG GGGCATGAAGGTGATTGAGAACCGGGCCCTGAAGGATGAGGAGAAGATGGAGCTACAGGAGATCCAGCTGAAAGAGGCCAAGCACATTGCTGAGGAGGCTGACCGCAAGTACGAGGAG GTGGCTCGTAAGCTGCTGATCATCGAGGGGGATCACGAGCGcacagaggagagggcagagcTTGCTGAGGC TAAATGTGCTGAACTGGAGGAGGAGCTGAAAAACGTCACCAATAACCTTAAGTCCCTGGAGGCCCAGGCGGagaag TACTCCCAGAAGGAGGACAAGTATGAGGAAGAGATTAAGATCCTGACTGACAAGCTCAAAGAG GCTGAGACTCGTGCTGAGTTTGCTGAGAGGTCTGTGGCCAAGCTGGAAAAGACCATCGATGATCTGGAAG agagaCTGGCCAATGCCAAGGAGGAGAACCTCAAGATCCATGCCACCCTGGACCAGACTTTGCAGGACCTCAACAGCTTCTAA
- the LOC115173696 gene encoding tropomyosin alpha-3 chain isoform X6, which produces MSGNNSIDAVKRKIKVLQQQADEAEERAVILQRQVEVDKTSREQAEAEVASLNRRIQLVEEELDRAQERLATALQKLEEAEKAADESERGMKVIENRALKDEEKMELQEIQLKEAKHIAEEADRKYEEVARKLLIIEGDHERTEERAELAEAKARALEEELRGFDQSLKSLQASEDQYSQKEDKYEEEIKILTDKLKEAETRAEFAERSVAKLEKTIDDLEERLANAKEENLKIHATLDQTLQDLNSF; this is translated from the exons ATGTCTGGAAACAACAGCATCGACGCGGTTAAGCGAAAGATTAAAGTTTTACAGCAACAGGCAGATGAAGCCGAAGAAAGAGCAGTAATTCTCCAGAGACAGGTTGAGGTGGACAAAACATCAAGAGAACAG GCTGAGGCTGAGGTTGCTTCCCTGAACCGGCGTATCCAGCTGGTTGAGGAGGAGTTGGACAGGGCCCAGGAGCGACTGGCCACTGCTCTGCAGAAACTGGAGGAGGCAGAGAAGGCTGCGGACGAAAGTGAGAG GGGCATGAAGGTGATTGAGAACCGGGCCCTGAAGGATGAGGAGAAGATGGAGCTACAGGAGATCCAGCTGAAAGAGGCCAAGCACATTGCTGAGGAGGCTGACCGCAAGTACGAGGAG GTGGCTCGTAAGCTGCTGATCATCGAGGGGGATCACGAGCGcacagaggagagggcagagcTTGCTGAGGC CAAAGCCAGGGCCCTGGAGGAGGAGCTGAGGGGTTTCGACCAATCTCTGAAGTCCCTGCAGGCCTCTGAAGACCAG TACTCCCAGAAGGAGGACAAGTATGAGGAAGAGATTAAGATCCTGACTGACAAGCTCAAAGAG GCTGAGACTCGTGCTGAGTTTGCTGAGAGGTCTGTGGCCAAGCTGGAAAAGACCATCGATGATCTGGAAG agagaCTGGCCAATGCCAAGGAGGAGAACCTCAAGATCCATGCCACCCTGGACCAGACTTTGCAGGACCTCAACAGCTTCTAA
- the LOC115173696 gene encoding tropomyosin alpha-3 chain isoform X5 yields MSGNNSIDAVKRKIKVLQQQADEAEERAVILQRQVEVDKTSREQAEAEVASLNRRIQLVEEELDRAQERLATALQKLEEAEKAADESERGMKVIENRALKDEEKMELQEIQLKEAKHIAEEADRKYEEVARKLLIIEGDHERTEERAELAEAKARALEEELRGFDQSLKSLQASEDQYSQKEDKYEEEIKILTDKLKEAETRAEFAERSVAKLEKTIDDLEDELYAQKLKYKAISEELDHALNDMTSI; encoded by the exons ATGTCTGGAAACAACAGCATCGACGCGGTTAAGCGAAAGATTAAAGTTTTACAGCAACAGGCAGATGAAGCCGAAGAAAGAGCAGTAATTCTCCAGAGACAGGTTGAGGTGGACAAAACATCAAGAGAACAG GCTGAGGCTGAGGTTGCTTCCCTGAACCGGCGTATCCAGCTGGTTGAGGAGGAGTTGGACAGGGCCCAGGAGCGACTGGCCACTGCTCTGCAGAAACTGGAGGAGGCAGAGAAGGCTGCGGACGAAAGTGAGAG GGGCATGAAGGTGATTGAGAACCGGGCCCTGAAGGATGAGGAGAAGATGGAGCTACAGGAGATCCAGCTGAAAGAGGCCAAGCACATTGCTGAGGAGGCTGACCGCAAGTACGAGGAG GTGGCTCGTAAGCTGCTGATCATCGAGGGGGATCACGAGCGcacagaggagagggcagagcTTGCTGAGGC CAAAGCCAGGGCCCTGGAGGAGGAGCTGAGGGGTTTCGACCAATCTCTGAAGTCCCTGCAGGCCTCTGAAGACCAG TACTCCCAGAAGGAGGACAAGTATGAGGAAGAGATTAAGATCCTGACTGACAAGCTCAAAGAG GCTGAGACTCGTGCTGAGTTTGCTGAGAGGTCTGTGGCCAAGCTGGAAAAGACCATCGATGATCTGGAAG ATGAGCTATACGCACAGAAACTGAAGTACAAGGCCATTAGTGAGGAGTTGGACCACGCTCTCAATGACATGACTTCCAT ATAA
- the LOC115173696 gene encoding tropomyosin alpha-3 chain isoform X8, producing the protein MSGNNSIDAVKRKIKVLQQQADEAEERAVILQRQVEVDKTSREQAEAEVASLNRRIQLVEEELDRAQERLATALQKLEEAEKAADESERGMKVIENRALKDEEKMELQEIQLKEAKHIAEEADRKYEEVARKLLIIEGDHERTEERAELAEAKCAELEEELKNVTNNLKSLEAQAEKYSQKEDKYEEEIKILTDKLKEAETRAEFAERSVAKLEKTIDDLEDELYAQKLKYKAISEELDHALNDMTSI; encoded by the exons ATGTCTGGAAACAACAGCATCGACGCGGTTAAGCGAAAGATTAAAGTTTTACAGCAACAGGCAGATGAAGCCGAAGAAAGAGCAGTAATTCTCCAGAGACAGGTTGAGGTGGACAAAACATCAAGAGAACAG GCTGAGGCTGAGGTTGCTTCCCTGAACCGGCGTATCCAGCTGGTTGAGGAGGAGTTGGACAGGGCCCAGGAGCGACTGGCCACTGCTCTGCAGAAACTGGAGGAGGCAGAGAAGGCTGCGGACGAAAGTGAGAG GGGCATGAAGGTGATTGAGAACCGGGCCCTGAAGGATGAGGAGAAGATGGAGCTACAGGAGATCCAGCTGAAAGAGGCCAAGCACATTGCTGAGGAGGCTGACCGCAAGTACGAGGAG GTGGCTCGTAAGCTGCTGATCATCGAGGGGGATCACGAGCGcacagaggagagggcagagcTTGCTGAGGC TAAATGTGCTGAACTGGAGGAGGAGCTGAAAAACGTCACCAATAACCTTAAGTCCCTGGAGGCCCAGGCGGagaag TACTCCCAGAAGGAGGACAAGTATGAGGAAGAGATTAAGATCCTGACTGACAAGCTCAAAGAG GCTGAGACTCGTGCTGAGTTTGCTGAGAGGTCTGTGGCCAAGCTGGAAAAGACCATCGATGATCTGGAAG ATGAGCTATACGCACAGAAACTGAAGTACAAGGCCATTAGTGAGGAGTTGGACCACGCTCTCAATGACATGACTTCCAT ATAA